A genome region from Triticum aestivum cultivar Chinese Spring chromosome 2B, IWGSC CS RefSeq v2.1, whole genome shotgun sequence includes the following:
- the LOC123040296 gene encoding probable long-chain-alcohol O-fatty-acyltransferase 5, producing MPWRRQVASALAMELLRDSIPAVSLAAAAAALYARAASSLLRPGLPRLVALLPVLALLAAAPLAFASSAIVRGVAAFFLAWLGAFKVALLAAGRGPLHPALPVLPFLFTALLPVKLRRGGASEAKPALPTLASCAVKAAVMAALVGLYRLNARLHIYARLALYGAHTYCFLDLLLPCVAAAAGALGMETEPQFDRPYLASSLRDFWGRRWNLMVSAVLRPAVYDPVRARAGPAAGVLAAFAASGAMHEAMVCYLSLRWPPGGGMAAFFALHGACCVAEGWCARRWGDRRPPPRAVATVAVGLFVAGTSFWLFFPALLKDGVEERFLEEWAAVAAFFLDAGGKMNSIVVR from the coding sequence ATGCCGTGGCGCCGGCAGGTCGCGAGCGCgctggccatggagctcctgcggGACAGCATCCCCGCGGTGTccctggccgcggcggcggccgcgctGTACGCGCGCGCGGCGTCGTCCCTCCTCCGGCCCGGGCTCCCGCGCCTCGTCGCGCTGCTCCCGGTGCTGGCgctcctcgccgccgcgccgctggCCTTCGCCTCCTCCGCCATCGTCCGGGGCGTCGCCGCCTTCTTCCTCGCCTGGCTCGGCGCCTTCAAGGtcgcgctcctcgccgccggccgcggCCCGCTCCACCCCGCCCTCCCCGTGCTCCCGTTCCTCTTCACCGCCCTGCTCCCCGTcaagctccggcgcggcggcgcaTCCGAGGCCAAGCCGGCGCTGCCCACGCTCGCCTCCTGCGCGGTCAAGGCCGCCGTCATGGCCGCCCTCGTGGGCCTCTACCGGCTCAACGCCCGGCTGCACATCTACGCGCGCCTGGCACTGTACGGCGCCCACACCTACTGCTTCCTGGACCTGCTCCTCccctgcgtcgccgccgccgcgggcgcgcTCGGCATGGAGACGGAGCCGCAGTTCGACCGGCCCTACCTGGCCTCCTCGCTGCGGGACTTCTGGGGCCGGCGGTGGAACCTCATGGTGTCGGCCGTCCTCCGGCCGGCGGTGTACGACCCCGTGCGCGCCCGCGCGGGGCCCGCCGCGGGCGTGCTGGCCGCGTTCGCGGCGTCCGGGGCGATGCACGAGGCCATGGTGTGCTACCTCAGCCTGCGGTGGCCGCCCGGTGGCGGGATGGCCGCCTTCTTCGCCCTCCACGGCGCCTGCTGCGTCGCCGAGGGGTGGTGCGCGCGGCGGTGGGGGGacaggaggccgccgccgcggGCCGTGGCGACGGTGGCTGTGGGTCTGTTCGTGGCGGGCACCTCGTTCTGGCTCTTCTTCCCGGCGCTGCTCAAGGACGGCGTCGAGGAGAGGTTCCTGGAGGAGTGGGCGGCCGTGGCGGCCTTCTTCCTCGACGCCGGCGGGAAGATGAATTCCATTGTTGTACGGTGA